One region of Esox lucius isolate fEsoLuc1 chromosome 17, fEsoLuc1.pri, whole genome shotgun sequence genomic DNA includes:
- the LOC105016698 gene encoding glycerol-3-phosphate dehydrogenase [NAD(+)], cytoplasmic: MAPKKVCIIGSGNWGSAIAKIVGANAGKLDAFATTVNMWVFEETVNGRKLTDIINTDHENVKYLPGHKLPPNIVAVPDVTEAVKGADILIFVIPHQFIHRICDAIKEHIKKDAVGMSLIKGVDEGPEGLKLISDVIREKLGITMTVLMGANIANEVAEEKFCETTIGCKNQEWGVILKELMQTTNFRVTVVEEADVVEICGALKNVVAVGAGFCDGLGFGDNTKAAVIRLGLMEMIAFARIFCANGPVSSTTFLESCGIADLITTCYGGRNRKIAEAFAKTGKTIEELEKEMLNGQKLQGPATAAEVSNILKKKGLVDKFPLFTAVNEICFHGHPVKEFISCLQNHPEHM, encoded by the exons atGGCACCAAAGAAAGTATGCATCATTGGGTCTGGCAACTG GGGCTCAGCCATTGCTAAGATTGTGGGTGCCAACGCAGGGAAGCTTGACGCTTTCGCCACCACAGTGAATATGTGGGTTTTTGAGGAAACAGTGAACGGCCGTAAACTCACCGATATCATTAACACAGACCACGAGAACGTTAAGTACCTGCCCGGACACAAGCTGCCCCCCAACATC GTGGCGGTCCCCGATGTGACAGAGGCTGTGAAGGGCGCAGACATCCTGATCTTTGTTATTCCACACCAGTTCATTCACAGAATCTGTGACGCCATCAAAGAGCACATCAAGAAGGATGCTGTGGGCATGTCCCTCATCAAG GGTGTGGATGAGGGTCCGGAGGGCTTGAAGCTAATCTCCGACGTCATCCGAGAGAAGCTTGGCATCACCATGACGGTGCTGATGGGAGCTAACATAGCCAATGAGGTTGCAGAGGAGAAGTTCTGCGAAACCACCATTG ggTGTAAGAACCAGGAATGGGGCGTCATCCTGAAGGAACTGATGCAGACCACCAACTTCAGGGTGACCGTGGTGGAGGAGGCTGATGTCGTGGAGATCTGTGGGGCTCTCAAG AACGTGGTGGCGGTGGGCGCCGGGTTCTGCGATGGCCTGGGCTTTGGTGACAACACCAAGGCGGCTGTCATCAGACTGGGGCTCATGGAGATGATCGCCTTTGCCAGAATATTCTGCGCCAATGGACCGGTCTCCTCCACCACCTTCCTGGAGAGCTGCGGCATCGCTGACCTCATCACCACCTGTTACGGTGGACGGAACCGCAAGATTGCTGAGGCCTTCGCCAAAACCGGAAAA ACCATTGAGGAGTTAGAGAAGGAGATGTTGAATGGTCAGAAGCTCCAGGGTCCAGCGACTGCCGCTGAAGTCAGCAACATTCTTAAGAAGAAGGGCCTGGTGGACAA GTTCCCCCTGTTCACCGCTGTCAATGAGATCTGTTTCCATGGACACCCTGTCAAAGAGTTCATTAGCTGTTTGCAGAACCACCCTGAACACATGTAA